From Pseudorasbora parva isolate DD20220531a chromosome 25, ASM2467924v1, whole genome shotgun sequence, one genomic window encodes:
- the slc10a3 gene encoding P3 protein, which produces MKTALVLGCVLLLARAEEPERYLHIGDGSSREFEFPQNTRGVIVISSGYRSSGGRKGRESLKQTVRVSSLDPDVISVLNVTGGASSYVISIRSGVPGTAPLLIQLLDLDRDAEPVLIEERSDYSIRVAGNGDPEESGGLSHFSENPILFALLPLIFVNKCAFGCKVEVEVLQALLRRPVPLLLGVAGQFLVMPLYAYGVSRLASLPKALSLGLVITCSAPGGGGGYLYSLLLGGDVTLAISMTLVSTVVATAAMPLSSAFYGWLLGVHAALYVPFVKIFGTLLFIAIPISLGMLVKLRLPAVTRVLLALIRPFSFVLIVGGIFMAYRMGSSILANVRAPVVLAGVTVPVLGLLVGLAMARLAGLGSPQRRTVGIEVGVQNSLLALAVMQLSFQRAEADYASQAPFIVALSSTSEMLLLVLLHGARRRLCPPAPA; this is translated from the coding sequence ATGAAGACAGCGCTCGTGTTGGGCTGCGTGCTGTTACTCGCCCGAGCGGAAGAACCGGAGCGGTACCTGCACATCGGCGACGGCTCCTCGCGCGAGTTCGAGTTCCCGCAGAACACGCGCGGCGTGATCGTGATCTCCAGCGGCTACCGAAGCTCGGGAGGCCGGAAGGGGCGCGAGAGCCTGAAGCAGACGGTGCGGGTGAGCTCTCTGGACCCGGACGTCATCTCCGTGCTGAACGTGACGGGCGGCGCGAGTAGCTACGTGATTAGCATCCGCTCGGGGGTGCCGGGGACGGCGCCGCTGCTCATCCAGCTGCTGGATCTGGACCGCGACGCGGAGCCGGTGCTCATCGAGGAGCGCAGCGACTACTCCATCAGGGTGGCGGGCAACGGGGACCCGGAGGAGTCCGGAGGGCTGTCGCACTTCTCGGAGAACCCCATCCTGTTCGCGCTGCTCCCGCTGATCTTCGTGAATAAGTGCGCGTTCGGCTgtaaggtggaggtggaggtgcTCCAGGCGCTGCTGCGGCGGCCGGTCCCGCTGCTGCTGGGTGTGGCGGGGCAGTTCCTCGTGATGCCGCTGTACGCGTACGGGGTTTCGCGGCTGGCCTCGCTGCCCAAGGCGCTGTCTCTGGGGCTGGTGATCACCTGCTCGGCCCCGGGGGGAGGCGGAGGGTACCTGTATAGCCTCCTGCTCGGCGGGGACGTCACCCTGGCTATCAGCATGACTCTGGTGTCCACCGTGGTCGCCACCGCGGCTATGCCGCTGTCCTCCGCCTTCTACGGCTGGCTGCTGGGCGTCCACGCCGCGCTCTACGTCCCGTTCGTGAAGATCTTCGGGACGCTTCTCTTCATCGCGATCCCCATCTCGCTGGGCATGCTGGTGAAGCTCCGGCTCCCCGCGGTCACCCGCGTCCTGCTCGCGCTCATCCGCCCGTTCAGCTTCGTGCTCATCGTCGGAGGGATCTTCATGGCCTACCGGATGGGCTCGTCCATCTTGGCCAATGTGCGGGCGCCGGTGGTGCTGGCGGGGGTGACGGTGCCGGTGCTGGGGCTGCTGGTGGGGCTGGCTATGGCGCGGCTGGCGGGGCTCGGGTCGCCGCAGCGGAGGACGGTGGGCATCGAGGTGGGCGTGCAGAACAGTCTCCTGGCGCTGGCCGTCATGCAGCTGTCGTTCCAGCGGGCCGAGGCGGACTACGCGTCGCAGGCTCCGTTCATCGTGGCGCTCAGCAGCACGTCGGAGATGCTCCTGCTGGTGCTGCTCCACGGGGCCCGCCGGCGCCTGTGCCCGCCGGCGCCCGCATGA
- the chmp1a gene encoding charged multivesicular body protein 1a, protein MDDTLFQLKFTSKQLERLAKKAEKDSKSEQAKVKKALQQKNVECARVYAENAIRKKNEGLNWLRMASRVDAVASKVQTAVTMKGVAKNMTQVTKALDKALNSMDLQKVSAVMDKFETQVQNLDVHTSVMEDSMSSATTLTTPQEQVDDLILQIAEESGLEVEDQLSQLPAGATSLGETSARAQDKEDQLSRRLAALRN, encoded by the exons ATGGACG acactcTGTTCCAGCTGAAG TTCACCTCTAAACAGTTGGAGCGACTGGCTAAAAAGGCGGAGAAAGACTCCAAATCCGAGCAGGCTAAAGTCAAGAAG gCTCTCCAGCAGAAGAATGTGGAGTGTGCGCGTGTGTATGCCGAGAACGCCATCCGCAAGAAGAACGAGGGCCTGAACTGGCTGCGAATGGCGTCTCGCGTCGACGCCGTGGCCTCTAAAGTGCAGACGGCCGTCACGATGAAGGGG GTGGCGAAGAACATGACGCAGGTGACCAAAGCTCTGGACAAGGCTCTGAACTCCATGGACCTGCAGAAGGTGTCGGCCGTCATGGACAAGTTCGAGACGCAGGTGCAGAACCTGGACGTCCACACCtcg gtGATGGAGGACTCGATGAGCTCGGCCACCACGCTGACCACGCCTCAGGAGCAGGTGGATGATCTGATCCTGCAGATCGCGGAGGAGAGCGGGCTGGAGGTGGAGGACCAGCTGAGCCAACTACCAGCCGGAGCCACATCACTGGGGGAGACGTCAGCGCGCGCTCAGGACAAAGAAGACCAGCTGTCCAgacg gtTGGCAGCGCTGCGTAACTGA